A segment of the Azospirillum lipoferum 4B genome:
CGAGCATCGCCGACCGCGCCACCCACCTGAAGACGATCCACCACGTCAACCTCGCCCATGGCGCCGGGGTGGACGTGCTGCGCGCCCTGGTGCCGAATGCCTCCATCGGCGCGGTGCACAGCGTCCAGCCGATGCGGCCCGAGACCGACCGGCCGGAGGATGTCGAGGCCGCCGCCCTGTTCGACGAGCATTGGAACCGCGCCTTCCCCGACGCCCAGCTGCTGGCATATTATCCGCGCCGCATAGCCGAAGCCATCGAGCCCTATGTGCAGCCCGGCGACATGGCGCGCATCGCCCGGCCGCTGGACTGGTTCGGGCTGAACCATTACGCCCCGGTCTATGGCCGCAAGGACGACAGCCTGATCTGGGGCTTCGGATTCGGATCGCCGCCGGCGGGGATGAAGCGGACGGCCATCGACTGGCCCTATGACCCCGGCTGTTTCCGCGACACGCTGATCGACCTGACCCGCCGTTACCGCCTGCCGATCTATGTGACGGAGAACGGATACGGCACCAAGGCGGCGGAGGCCCCGGATGCCGAGGGGCGCGTGGTGGATGCCGAGCGGCTGGCCTACCTCCAGGCCTACATCGCCGCGATGGCGGAGGCGAAGGCGCGGGGGGCCGACGTGCGGGGATATTTCGTCTGGTCGCTGCTGGACAATTTCGAATGGGGCGGCGGCTACGGCACGCGGTTCGGCATCGTCCATGTCGATTTCACGACGCAAGCGCGGACCCCGAAGGAG
Coding sequences within it:
- a CDS encoding GH1 family beta-glucosidase, whose product is MAERPVFPKDFLWGASTSAYQIEGAAEADGRAPSIWDSFCKLKGRVDNGESGDVACDHYHRMPEDVELMAELGLQAYRFSVSWPRVLPRGRGAPNEKGLDFYDRLIDRLLEKNIEPWLCLYHWDLPQALQDQGGWAVRDGAGWFADYAALCARRYGDRVKRWATFNEFSVFTLFGWAFGWGAPSIADRATHLKTIHHVNLAHGAGVDVLRALVPNASIGAVHSVQPMRPETDRPEDVEAAALFDEHWNRAFPDAQLLAYYPRRIAEAIEPYVQPGDMARIARPLDWFGLNHYAPVYGRKDDSLIWGFGFGSPPAGMKRTAIDWPYDPGCFRDTLIDLTRRYRLPIYVTENGYGTKAAEAPDAEGRVVDAERLAYLQAYIAAMAEAKARGADVRGYFVWSLLDNFEWGGGYGTRFGIVHVDFTTQARTPKESARWYSELIRGG